CAAGTAGTCCAGAAGGCTGAAAGGGTTCGAGCTACCTTCCCCACAGAGTTTTCTAATTAATATTAGAAACAAAAAATTAATATTTAGGTTTTCTAATATCCACTTCATGGAAGTTTATATCATCCTCTCTACAATACTAGTTAGCATACCTTCACTTGTAGGAGTCTCTGCACTTTCAATCAGAGAGGAAACTCTCCACAGATTCCTTATTTTTCTTATCGCCTTCTCCGCTGGTGCTATAATGGGGGCAGTTTACTTCGACCTCCTTCCTGAAGCCATGGAGCAGTTGGAGTCTCAAGTGGCACTTGATTATATCGCTCTGGGGTTTATCCTCTTCTTCATCCTTGAAAGGCTCATCTACTGGTACCACGGGCACGGTCACAGTGAGGAGATAGAGTCCACAGCATTTGAGGTGACGAACATCAAGGGATTTGTCTATCTAAATCTCTTTGGAGACGCGATCCACAATTTTCTGGACGGATTGATAATTGCAGCATCGTACATGATTAGCTTTGAACTCGGAATTTCAACCACCATAGCAGTCTTCTTCCACGAGTTCCCCCAGGAGATGGGGGATTATGGGTTGCTCGTGTATGGAGGCCTAAGCAGTTTCAAGGCCCTTATTTTAAATTTCTTGATCGCCTTGATATCAATACTGGGAGGGGCCGTCGGCATATTACTCACCGGCAACTTTCAGGGGATAGGTGGAGTTCTCATCGCTCTTTCGGCAGGAGGTTTCATATACCTCGGGGCTTCAGAGCTGATCCCGGAGATTAAGAGGCAGAAAGGCATCACCAAGTCCGTTAGCCAATTGGCCTTTTTTCTTCTAGGTATTATTTTCATGAGATTTCTTAAACTCATTTCATAATCATTATTAAAATCCCTATAAAACCTAATCTTATAGGATTGCAGGATCTAGCATATCTCACATCTATTGCGGGATATGTCTGGAAAGCTTACATGGAAAAGATATTAACTTCAAAAGAGAAAGGTAGATGGAACTCCTATTAACCTTTACGTGATGAGGTGCAGAGGATTTCAATTATCTCAATAAAGTCTACCATATCAAGTTTCTATCATTCATCCATTCTTCACACCCTTTAATAAAGAATTTATCCCTTATCTTGACGGATAATCGGCTATGGTTCAAGCGAAGCCAGAACTAGGCTATTGAAGGACTCAGAGGTTAATAGAGGGGTGGACTTAAGCTGAACAGACCTCCAATAAGACTATCTGGCCTTCACACCTTAAAAAATGAGGGTAATATGACCAGCATTCCCACCTATAGGGTAACCCTCATCCCATCTCAGAGGGAGGCAGAGAACCCAAGCTCTCTATGGACACCAATGGAAGAATAGGCTTAGGAGGCCTATCAGCCCCACTAGAGCCTTACAGTCATCCTTTAAAATATTGGTCCTATTTCTGGAAGGCTTCGATTCGCATCATAAAGGCTCTTATACAGGTCTCACTCCTAGGCGTGGGTGAATGGTTGATGGTTCGATGTGAGATATGTGGAAAGGAATCGTATATGCCCTTCAGGTGCAGCTACTGCGGGGGATACTTCTGCTATGAGCATAGGCTGCCGGAGGCCCATAATTGTACAGGAATCCGCTCGAGGATCGAGTATCTCAAGAGGGACTCCTACACCCCATTCGAGAGTCTTAGTCCCATTAAACGCGTTTTTCCTCCCAGTATGGCTACCTTTACCCGTAGGGAGCTGAGGGATCTAGCCATCGGCATATTAATCGTATCCGCCATACCCTTAACCTGGCTTGGAGGCCTCACTTTGAGGAGGCCCTTGGTGGCGATCGCGGCGATGGGCATCTTCATCTCGGCCTTCCTCCTTCATGAGCTCGCCCATAAATTCTCCGCCATGAGGCTAGGATACTGGGCTGAGTTCAGGATTAACGCCCTTGGACTGCTTGTCACCCTAATCTCCTTCTTCTCACCGGTTAAGATCGTGGCGCCCGGGGCTGTGGTGGTCGCCACTCCGTTATATAGCAGAAGCCTCGGGTTGATAGCCCTTTCGGGCCCCCTAACAAATATACTCCAGGCCATAGCCTTCCTCATCATAGGGATGGTAGCGGGTGATCCCATCCAAGCTCTACTCGCTGATGTGGGTCTCTCAATAAACTCTGTGCTTGCGCTCTTCAACCTGATTCCCTTCGGATCCCTAGACGGTGCGAAGATCCTGAGATGGAGCCTGAGAGCTTGGATAATCTCCATCTCCGCGGCTGTACTGCTCCTTGCATCAACCCTGATCTGAACCATTTTTAGACTTGGCTTGTACAAGACATTATTTTTAACATGAGATTCTTCTTGATTAACGGGGATGGATTATGATCCTCATATCTGGGCCAGCGTCGGTTGAACTTGGGAGGAGGGTGGGGCTTGAACTGGGAATCCCCGCCGAGCCGGTGGAGCACCGAATCTTCCCAGATGGGGAGAGCTATATTAGGGTGGCGGTGGATGTTCGTGATGAGACCGCGATCCTCATCCAGGCAACATCACCCCCTCAGGATAGGCACATTATCCAGCTCCTCCTTATGGCTAGAACGGTGAAAGATCTGGGGGCTAGAAGGGTTTTATGCGTAGTGCCATACCTGGCTTATGCTCGCCAGGATAAGCGCTTCTTACAGGGGGAGGCTCTAAGCCTCGAGGTCATCCTAAATCTTCTAGAGGGTTCTGGGGTCGATGGACTCCTGGTGGTGGATGTACATAGTGAAGAGTCCTTGAAAAAACTCCGAGGGAAAATGGAGGTCTGGAATATCTCAGCGATACCCTTACTCGCGAGATATCTCAGGGGGCTGGGCTATGATGGGGCAATAAGCATCAGCCCGGACACCGGGGCTCTAGGGCTTGCAAGGTTAGCGGATCAGGAGCTTAAGGGAGGATTCGGGGCTCTCGAAAAGAGGAGGGATAGGAAGACCGGAGAGATAATGATGTGGGCCGAGGGTTTAGACATCTCAGGAAGAGATGCGGCTGTATTCGACGATATGGTGAGCACAGGGGGAACCACGGCCAGGGCCGTGGCCCTCCTCAAGAGCCTAGGGGCTAGGAGGGTGGCAGCAGCCTGTACGCACGCCCTATTTCTAGGGGATGCCGAGAGGCGAATAAAAGAGGCAGGGGCAGACCACATCCTGGCCACGGACACCATCCCCACACATCTTAGCACGGTCTCCGTGGCGAAATTGATCGCAGATCACCTGAAAACCCTAAATTTGTAGATCCTCCTTACATGGGTTAGATAGAAGGGGGATGCTTCAGGGTAACCTATTTCAAGGAGCTTATCTAATCATTGCTTAAATGATCAGCTCGAAGATAAAGCTGAAGGTGCACTCAATAACAGCGGTTAGGGATGTTGAGAATAGGGAGGGTTTCCAGATAGAGTTCGTTGAGGTCAGGCCTCGTCCACCCATGGTTATGGTGGCACCCCCCGAGCTACCGGAGGAGATAGGTAAGGTGGTGATGCAAATAGGAAAGACCATGCAGCAGGTCCTCCCCGGGGGTGAGGCGAGGGAGATGGAGGTGAGGAAGATGACCCTGATCCTAACGGCGGAGGAGATGGAGGCCTTCAGGCTGAGGCCATACCCAAACCAGCTGTATGAGCTAACCATAACGGACGGCGCCCTCATCTTCAAGGAGATATGAAAGAAGGAGAGCAACCATTATAAGTTTCCCTTGCTTAAGATAAACAACATGAGTCCTAAAGTTGTTGAGATAAATGCAGCTGACTGGGAGAGAGAAGTCCTCAGGTCGGAGACACCTGTGGTGGTAGACTTCTGGCACCCCATGTGTGGATGGTGCTTAAGGCTGAACCCGATATATGACCAGCTCCCTGAGAGATTTGGGGATAGGGTCAAATTCGTGAAGGTAAACCTCCTTCAGAGCCAAGAGAACCAGAGGCTCGCCTTAAGCCTAGGAATCCTAGGAACACCAACCCTAAAACTGGTCTGTAACGGTAGAGTCGTGGGGGAGATAGTGGGCTATAGGCCGATGGACAGGCTCACGGAAGAGATAGAAAGGCTGCTGGAGAAGAGGGATGAGTGCTTAGGCCAGAGTACCCCACTGAGGTTTTAAAATTTATATCAATGTAAGGTGTAGTAGCTAGATTCTCTAAACCTTTATTCTTTAGGGACAGTATTTAGCGGCGCGAATTTTTAAACTTGATGTTTAACTCCACTAATGAGGGATCCATTCAGGGGGATCTAAAATCGACACATTAAGGCTGGAGGGGAGATGAAGATCATATTTCTAGGAACAGGGGGAAGCATACCGACAAGGGAAAGGGGATCCCCCGCCATAGTTATCCTGAGGAAGAAGGAGGTCCTCCTATTAGACTGCGGGGAGGGAACTCAACATAGGATGGCAGCAGCTAAAGTGAGCTTCAACCGCCCCATGAGGATCTTCATAACCCACCTCCATGGAGATCATGTTCTCGGGATTCCCGGTCTTCTCCAGACCATGAGCCTCCTAGAGAGAGAACCACCCCTACAAATATACGGCCCCAGAGGCCTTGCCTCCTTCATAAAGGCTTTCAGCTCAATACTGGGCGCCCCGAGCTTCCCCCTCGAGGTGATAGAACTCGTTGAGGAGGGTACAGCCTACATGGGGCCCGAGTATAGGATTGAGGCCGCGAAAGCAGAGCATGATGGTGAATGCTGGTCTTATGGACTGATAGAGAATCCGAGGCCTGGTAGATTTCATCCAGATAGGGCTAGGATGCTTGGGATACCCGAGGGGCCTCTATGGAGGAGGCTCCAGTACGGTGAGGAGATCATCCTAGGCGATGGTAGGGTTATAAAGCCAGATGAGGTCGTGGATCCCCCTAGAGAGGGGAGGAAGATCGTTTATAGCGGGGACACAAGGCCGAGTAGAAGACTCGTAGAGTTTGCTGAGGGGGCTGACATCCTAATACACGAAGCCACATTCGATGAAGAGTTGGCTGAGAGGGCGGATAGGGACGGCCACTCCACGGCGAGACAGGCAGCCGAGGTGGCCTCGGCTGCAAGGGTTAAATCACTCTTCTTAACACATATAAGCTCCCGATATCCGGATGCATCCCCCCTCCTCGAACAGGCCAGGGGGGTTTTCCCAAACACCGTGGTCGCTACAGACCTGATGGAGGTCGAGCTTCCCCCTTAGAGCCCTTTAAAAGCCCCTCCAGCCTCTTGATGCTCTCCTTCACCCCTTTGAAGGACTCGATGACAACCCAGCCTTTGAAGCCGGCATCTCTTATCTTTTGGAAAACCCTTTCCCAACCGATCGTTCCCCTTCCTATCTCGAGGTGCTCATCCATCTGCCCATTATTGTCGCTCACATGGATATGCCCGACCCTGCCTCCTAAATGCTTTAAGAATCCATCGATCTCACCTCTGAGGTGGGCGTGACCTATATCCAACACCATCTTGAGATCAAGCCCAGACTCCTCATAGAATCGGGTGAAGTTCTCCACGGATTTCATCAGGAAGGGGTAAGGCTCCGGGCAGTTCTCTATCATCGCCTGCACGCCATATTCCTCTGCAAATTTTATAATCCTTTTAACAGATTTGATGTTCAGGTTCCATCCGACCCCCGGTGTGAAATACTCTATTGCGGTGGCCGCCCCAGGGTGGAAAACGAGGGCTTCCACCTTCAAGGCTGAGGCCCATTTAATGGAGGCCTCTAGCCGTCTAAGCATGGCCTCCCTCAGATATTCGTCCGGAGCGGCTATGTTCATGCTCGAGAACGGGGCGTGCAGGGAGTACTCCAAGCCATAGGAGCTCCTCAACTCCAGAAGCCTCTCAACCTTCGGCCTATCCAACGCATGGAGGCCGTCATCCGTTAATTCTATGAGATTGGAGCCTGAGAGGATTATATCCGTGAAGGCCTCTTCAAGGGGTTTATGGAGGCAGAAGAGGGTTGAAACAGCTAGTTTCATTTTAGGTCAACGTCCCTTGAGAGAGTGGATCTCTAAGCACCTTCATAAATGCTAGCCATGAGGGGATTAACCATAAAAAGAGGGGCGTTATCTTTTCTCGATTTGAATATTTCTATCTCCTCTTGATGAAGAATCTCACCTTGTCCTCCTCGCATTCTAGGGAAAGGATCTCGTGGCCGAGACGGGTTACTAGGCGTTTTATATCCTCCTCTGCCCCGGGGTCATCTGCTATTACCTCTAGCACCTCTCCTGAGGCCATTCTATCTAACTCGATCCTAGTTCTGAATACTGGCTCGGGGCAGTGCAACCCAATACAGTCTATGGTCTTGTCCGCTCTTATCCGGCTAGAGGACATGGCATTAACACCTATACGGGTCAATTCCTTTAAAAAGTGGATTTTATGCAGAATGAATTGAGCATTATATTGAGATCTCCGGTGACTTCTTCCCTGTGAGTTCTTCGATATCTATTCGCCCAACGAGGGCTCTCTCGAGGGTTCCATCCCTCTCCCACTCCTCAAGCCTCTTCATAAGCACCTCGGGCTTCCTATCCTGGTGCCTTATCATCAGCCTGAGGGCTTTGAGCTTCTCCTCCCTGTCTGAGATGAAGGTCACATTCCCCCCGAACATGGCCGAGGCGTATAGGTGGTTGCACTCCCCCTCTTGGTATCCGAAGTCCAATATTGCTTGGCCCCAGATTCTAGGGTTCTCCCTCAGAAAGTCCAGTTTCTTCCCCTCCGTGGCGCAGTGGAAGTATATCTGGTTCTTCTCCTCATCGTAGCCATGGCTTAAAGTAACGAGGTAGGGCTCACCACCCCGGCACATCGCTATTGTGATGTAACGGGCTCTCTTCAGGATCTCCTTTAGGGCCCTCTCCTCCACGATCTCCTTATCTTTTCTCCTCACATGATACCTCATAAGTATCATACATCGAACCACTGAGGTACAGAAAAGTTT
This is a stretch of genomic DNA from Candidatus Bathyarchaeota archaeon. It encodes these proteins:
- a CDS encoding arcadin 1 — encoded protein: MISSKIKLKVHSITAVRDVENREGFQIEFVEVRPRPPMVMVAPPELPEEIGKVVMQIGKTMQQVLPGGEAREMEVRKMTLILTAEEMEAFRLRPYPNQLYELTITDGALIFKEI
- a CDS encoding ZIP family metal transporter; protein product: MEVYIILSTILVSIPSLVGVSALSIREETLHRFLIFLIAFSAGAIMGAVYFDLLPEAMEQLESQVALDYIALGFILFFILERLIYWYHGHGHSEEIESTAFEVTNIKGFVYLNLFGDAIHNFLDGLIIAASYMISFELGISTTIAVFFHEFPQEMGDYGLLVYGGLSSFKALILNFLIALISILGGAVGILLTGNFQGIGGVLIALSAGGFIYLGASELIPEIKRQKGITKSVSQLAFFLLGIIFMRFLKLIS
- a CDS encoding pyridoxamine 5'-phosphate oxidase family protein encodes the protein MRRKDKEIVEERALKEILKRARYITIAMCRGGEPYLVTLSHGYDEEKNQIYFHCATEGKKLDFLRENPRIWGQAILDFGYQEGECNHLYASAMFGGNVTFISDREEKLKALRLMIRHQDRKPEVLMKRLEEWERDGTLERALVGRIDIEELTGKKSPEISI
- a CDS encoding ribose-phosphate pyrophosphokinase, translated to MILISGPASVELGRRVGLELGIPAEPVEHRIFPDGESYIRVAVDVRDETAILIQATSPPQDRHIIQLLLMARTVKDLGARRVLCVVPYLAYARQDKRFLQGEALSLEVILNLLEGSGVDGLLVVDVHSEESLKKLRGKMEVWNISAIPLLARYLRGLGYDGAISISPDTGALGLARLADQELKGGFGALEKRRDRKTGEIMMWAEGLDISGRDAAVFDDMVSTGGTTARAVALLKSLGARRVAAACTHALFLGDAERRIKEAGADHILATDTIPTHLSTVSVAKLIADHLKTLNL
- a CDS encoding ribonuclease Z, translating into MKIIFLGTGGSIPTRERGSPAIVILRKKEVLLLDCGEGTQHRMAAAKVSFNRPMRIFITHLHGDHVLGIPGLLQTMSLLEREPPLQIYGPRGLASFIKAFSSILGAPSFPLEVIELVEEGTAYMGPEYRIEAAKAEHDGECWSYGLIENPRPGRFHPDRARMLGIPEGPLWRRLQYGEEIILGDGRVIKPDEVVDPPREGRKIVYSGDTRPSRRLVEFAEGADILIHEATFDEELAERADRDGHSTARQAAEVASAARVKSLFLTHISSRYPDASPLLEQARGVFPNTVVATDLMEVELPP
- a CDS encoding sugar phosphate isomerase/epimerase gives rise to the protein MKLAVSTLFCLHKPLEEAFTDIILSGSNLIELTDDGLHALDRPKVERLLELRSSYGLEYSLHAPFSSMNIAAPDEYLREAMLRRLEASIKWASALKVEALVFHPGAATAIEYFTPGVGWNLNIKSVKRIIKFAEEYGVQAMIENCPEPYPFLMKSVENFTRFYEESGLDLKMVLDIGHAHLRGEIDGFLKHLGGRVGHIHVSDNNGQMDEHLEIGRGTIGWERVFQKIRDAGFKGWVVIESFKGVKESIKRLEGLLKGSKGEARPPSGL
- a CDS encoding thioredoxin fold domain-containing protein, producing the protein MSPKVVEINAADWEREVLRSETPVVVDFWHPMCGWCLRLNPIYDQLPERFGDRVKFVKVNLLQSQENQRLALSLGILGTPTLKLVCNGRVVGEIVGYRPMDRLTEEIERLLEKRDECLGQSTPLRF
- a CDS encoding sulfurtransferase TusA family protein, with the protein product MSSSRIRADKTIDCIGLHCPEPVFRTRIELDRMASGEVLEVIADDPGAEEDIKRLVTRLGHEILSLECEEDKVRFFIKRR